In Streptomyces chartreusis NRRL 3882, the following are encoded in one genomic region:
- a CDS encoding ABC transporter permease: MLPGVAYFLLFHYGALVGNVIAFKEYVPFDGLWGSPWVGLGNFQRMFEDAAFWDSVRNTLWIAVLQLVFYFPVPLGLALLLHTLTWSSVRRIVQSVAYLPHFISWVIVVALFQQVLGDTGLLNSGLSGAGLHTVDIIGNPDAFQPLVVAQVIWKDAGWGTIIFLAALAQVDEQQYEAAAIDGAGPWRRFWHVTLPAIRPVIVLLLIMRLGDILSVGFEQMLLQRDAVGPETAEVIDTFVYYQGIVGGDYGFAAAAGLFKGLVGALLVYAANKVAHRLGEQGVYK, translated from the coding sequence ATGCTGCCCGGCGTCGCCTACTTCCTGCTGTTCCACTACGGCGCACTCGTCGGCAACGTCATCGCGTTCAAGGAGTACGTGCCGTTCGACGGCCTGTGGGGCAGCCCCTGGGTGGGCCTCGGCAACTTCCAGCGCATGTTCGAGGACGCGGCGTTCTGGGACTCCGTCCGCAACACCCTCTGGATCGCCGTCCTCCAGCTGGTCTTCTACTTCCCGGTGCCGCTCGGTCTCGCCCTGCTGCTGCACACCCTCACCTGGAGCTCGGTACGCCGGATCGTCCAATCGGTCGCGTACCTGCCGCACTTCATCTCGTGGGTGATCGTCGTCGCGCTCTTCCAGCAGGTGCTGGGGGACACCGGCCTGCTCAACAGCGGCCTGAGCGGTGCCGGTCTGCACACCGTCGACATCATCGGCAACCCCGACGCGTTCCAGCCGCTCGTCGTCGCCCAGGTCATCTGGAAGGACGCCGGCTGGGGCACCATCATCTTCCTCGCCGCGCTCGCCCAGGTCGACGAGCAGCAGTACGAGGCCGCCGCCATCGACGGCGCCGGACCCTGGCGCCGCTTCTGGCACGTCACCCTGCCCGCCATCCGCCCGGTGATCGTGCTGCTGCTGATCATGCGGCTCGGTGACATCCTCTCCGTCGGCTTCGAGCAGATGCTGCTGCAACGCGACGCGGTCGGACCAGAGACGGCCGAGGTCATCGACACCTTCGTCTACTACCAGGGCATCGTCGGCGGCGACTACGGATTCGCCGCCGCCGCGGGCCTGTTCAAGGGGCTCGTCGGCGCCCTCCTCGTCTACGCGGCCAACAAGGTCGCCCACCGCCTGGGCGAACAGGGGGTCTACAAGTGA